A genomic window from Chitinophaga pollutisoli includes:
- a CDS encoding DUF1801 domain-containing protein: protein MKKVDNYFQSLREPQKSCLLALHAIILAQDPHITAEWKYAMPFYCYKGKMFCFIRTDVKTQTPYIGMVEGKRLHYPGLEQGDRARMKVMTFDPDADLPVTILHDMLTEALDFYRKGIIPIKKK from the coding sequence ATGAAAAAAGTCGACAACTACTTCCAAAGCCTCCGCGAACCGCAAAAGAGCTGCCTGCTTGCGCTCCACGCCATCATCCTGGCGCAGGACCCGCACATCACGGCTGAATGGAAATACGCCATGCCGTTTTATTGCTACAAAGGGAAAATGTTTTGCTTCATCCGGACAGATGTGAAAACGCAAACGCCCTACATCGGGATGGTGGAAGGAAAAAGACTGCATTACCCCGGCCTCGAACAAGGCGACAGGGCCCGCATGAAAGTAATGACCTTCGATCCGGATGCTGATCTCCCGGTGACGATTTTGCACGACATGCTCACTGAGGCCCTCGACTTTTACCGCAAAGGCATCATTCCCATCAAGAAAAAGTAA